Part of the Phragmites australis chromosome 23, lpPhrAust1.1, whole genome shotgun sequence genome is shown below.
TAGAACTATCAGTTGTGACCCCTTTTTCAGAAATGGCACGACCTAAGTATGCTATTTCTCTTTGGGCAAAATAACAGTTAAACATCTTTACTTGCCGATGATCTCTCATGAGCATCCAAAGTTGTATTGTAAAACTTGTCTAAGATGATCTACATGTGCATCCAAAGTTGTATTGTATactaaaatatcatcaaagaagATCAAGGCACATTTTCTCAACAGTGGGGCTAAAGTATTGTTCATGGCACTCTTAAAAGTATTTGGTGCTCCAGATAATCCAAAAGCCATTACTCTGAATTCAAAATGGCTTGAATGGGTTTGAAAAGCTATTTTGTATTCCCCATCAGGAGCAAGTCTAATTTGATGGTAGACTGCCCTAAGATTTAGTTTAGTGAACCAGCTAGCCATGGCAAGGTCATCCATCAATTCATCTATGATTGGTAATGGAAATTTACTCTTAATATTCAATGCATTCAATGACTATAATAAATACAAAAACACCAAGTACTATCCTTCTTTTTGATTAGCAGAACAAGTGAAGAAAAGAACCGGTGCTGGGTTGGATTATACTTGTTTGCAACATTTCATGCAGTTGCTTTTTTATCTCGTCTTTTAGAGCTGGAGCATACCTGTATGGTCTTATACTGACAGGTTGTGCTCCTGGAAGGCTGGACCAGTGGTATACGATGGTCACAATATCTGCTAGGGGGTAATTATACAGCTCTTCAAAGACAAAAGTGTATTCTTAGAATAACTCATGAATAATAGTTGGTGTCTGTGTCAGTGAATTGTGACTCACTTGGCCAGTGATATTGGTGAGGTCAGTGAGAGTATATTGAGGTATATCAACAAGATTGCCTTGTAGTATGATAGAAGACCCATTATAAGGGATTGTCATCCATTTTTGACTCAAATGTACTTTCATTAGGGAGAATGATTCCAGCTAACCCATACCAATGATCAAATCGTATATGTGTAGTGAAAGAATCTTCGAGGTAGATTTGAATTTATGATCCTGAATGTACAATTCAACATCCACCATTTCAGAATGACATTGTAAACAGCTGCCATTGGCCACCCGTACTTGTATGTATTTCAGAATGCAAGATATACCTTGTAAGTTTGCTACCACTGCCTCACTGAGAAGTGTGAGAACTACCAGAAACAATAAGAATCAATAACTTTGCATTCTTAATATGACCAGTGAGTTTCATGGAAGAAGGAGCTTCAGATCCAGTTAGTGCAGCTTCTGATAGAGCCATGAAAAAATTGATCTGAAGAATTTGCTTGTTGTTGTAtttctttgcactgatcatcaGAGTCTGGGAGCAAACCCTCAAATCTCTTTCATCACTTGCAGCTAAACAGTAGGACCACATTTGTGATCTCTGCTCCAATGTTCCCCACATTTATAGTATAAATATTTGGCTTTACGATAAGCACACAGAGATGGTAGCTTATCCTCAGTAGCTTGAGCGCGTGCAGGATCAATACCTCATTTATCTTCTGCAGCCCTTGAAGACCTAGGAACTGAAGCATTTGGTGGAAGTGGTAGTGGATGAGGTGCACACAGCTGAAACTTGGCGCTCGGTGCACCCAGCCAGAAATGTTCCTTCTGTCTTGGTGGCTCCATCACCTCTTCCGGCACCATGGCAAGAACACAAGCATTATCTAGATCTTTTTGACGCTACCATCAATGAATCTCATGGTGTAATAGCGATGATCCATTATCAATTCATATGCATTCAGTTGATCGACCAATTCAGAGAATTGTTCGACATACTCGATGACTGTAGAGGTTTGTTTCATGTGAGAAAACTGTCCAATTAGATTATCATGCTGATCACATGCAAAATGGTCAGGAACCATCAAACAAAATTGCTTCCAAGAAATCTGACGTACTCGACGCTCAACAGTCTGAAGCCAGCGAGCAGCTGCACCGATGCAACTTTGATCCACAACCCAGGTGATAAGCTGTAAAGATCAAAGTAATCCTCACTACGGGATTTCCATAATTTGGAGTTGGACCCATCGAACTATGGAAAATTCAATTTCGGTAAGCGACCAATGAAATCATGTAAACGAGGTGAGTGTGTCAGAGATGTTCTATAGCCTATGTGAGGTGTAGTATCTAagtccctaggtaagtggtaattGTCGGCGATTAATGACAATCATGTCATTGTGATTAACAAGTTTGGTTTAAATGTATTAAAATTTTAGATCACAATAATGATtaggtattcttggtccctaaaatTGATTCTATGGATGCTCAAAGGATATAAGCATCTATGTTAAGgattttctagttctaagtgtcgtAAGAAGATGAAAGATACTTATAATAGTATAtgtctcttttcttagtctgttgatcatactataaagagggctaagagtagtagtttacctaattgagtctagacttggttggatacacacttgtgaaattaTAGCACTAGGCAGCTAAGAGAAGCCAACGCATTAGATGTCAAGAaattagagctcaagaaagtttgaattggacgagcttaGAGAAAATTTGTTcttactggatggtccggtgatcaacaGAGAATATACACAAGATTGTTTTTTTGGTTAAGAGAGAAAGTTGATgtctacaccggatggtccggtgttagtacacaccggagtattctaTAGAACTTGTGCAAATTCTCAGGAAATGGAGTTGAatacaccgaatggtccggtgatcactgGGTATGcatcaccagagtattttctagaAGTTTTGCTTTCATAATAGTGGAGATgttactcaccggatgatccgatgtgtGAACAGAAAACACCAGATCATTTTtcagcagtaacggctaatgacagctggcagTGGCCACCCGTTGGAAAAaggtacacatcggatggtacCGTGTGCGTGAGAAGGtgtacaccggatcattcagtgTTCGCATAAATCGTTGGTGGTTGGACAACGACTAAATTTgaacctctagcctataaataccccttcattTTATCTCACTTCTATCTCTTGCCATCCCATAAAGTAGAAACACTGTGTGTAATCAATAAATAAGAGAGTACAttagagtgatttgcaaagttatTAATTGAATATTAAGAACATCATTAGTGCATAGAGATTATCAAGTATACATCTAGCTGTAGGCTATGTTTGATTCAGGTGAAGTAAAGCTactgacttgttactcttggtggttggtaatACCTAACTGGTCTtagtgattggaggtgtcttggtgatctcttggagttcttgtgggagccccaagAGAAActttgtgcttggtttgatacccgccaattctgagatggagaagtgacagtCATGAGGGAatacttgagtcttggtggcttaagggGGAGCAATATCCTTAGTGAATGCTCCAATGAAGACTAGGGAGTTCTAGCTTCTCTATACATTGGAAAAAATTGGTGTCTTCTTATATATCTCTTTACTTTCTcacatttactttgagcatttatatTCGTGCAAACTTTCAATTCCGTAATTTACTTTGTGTTATAGCTTTCTTGTTTATTTGCTTTCATCTAGCTTGATCGTGTAGTTACATTACTatttatctaggctaaggttgcttatTTGTTCTAGAGTTCAGTAGAAGTAATTTTAATTAGAGCCCAATTCACCGCCTCTTgggtcattcgatcctttcagtgAGGAATATCAACGAATTCATTCTGATAAACTTTAGTGGTGAGATGATCCAACGTACCCTTGATCAAGAGATGAGAAAGGATGAAACCCGGCCCTAATCCGATCTCCCGGTGGTTCATGTTGATGCGGTGCCCGCTTGGGCCGATGGCTGGCGGATAGATTAGACGCGGTGATGCCACCATCTCTGGACGCTCCAACAGGCCCGATGAAGGAGAAGATTTCCCAAGTAGCACCTGATTGAAGTGTTTGCAAAGCATCTCGAGTTCCATCTTTAGATCGCTCATCGAGGCCTCCATGTACGGCTTCCAGGCACCCATGAATTCGATTGTGTGTTCTAGTTGCCTGAGACGATCTTCTTGTTTCTACTCCACCTCCAATAGCTGGTGTTCCAAAGATTGCTTTATGCCCTTCGTCTCGTCCAAAGAGGAACTTCGTACTCGGATCCATGGCATCTTGCTTCTTCTGAAATCTGGTGTCTCTAATACTAGGTGTTTGTGAGTCTCTAGATTGGCACAGGACCAATGCCTTTGATATTAGGTGTTAGCATGCTCGATGATCACACATGATAGGTGGTGGATTGGTGTTCTATCTCACCAATTCATCAATCAACCAATAGTTCTTACAAGATCATGTTCCAACAGAAGAGGTTCCAGGGAAGAGAGAGGAACAACACAAAGGAGAAGAATGAGTCGTTCATTAACCTCATATCATTGCTAGCCGCCGCCAACGCTTTTATCCCGCTCAGCGCGCCATCTCTTCACGCATATGCTTATTGGGCTGCAACTACGTGCTGCCCATGATCCACTCCggcttaggccatctccagcagatactctaaaaattcatctcctataatactattacagcatcccctaacactattacagtatcttctattttttcatctccaacagctacctatTTCTTACCTtacattactctcctcctcccctcgaaCCCACATACATACTCTATCAACAGTAATACAGACTCCTTTTTTCTACCGCAAAAATGCAGACGCTGGCTTGGATCGAGCTCCCGTCCACATCACTGTGGGGCCGGATACCGATGCCGCTGGAGCCAAATGCGGACGGGAGCAACGGCATTTTGTCGGCACAATGATGCCGCTCGGAGATGGCCTTAGACGTCTTGACACTCCGTCGTTTTGTTCGCTTGCTTGCCTTGCCGTATGTGCTACAGTATTGCTGACAATCCACCTGTGGAACCTATAGTGAAGCAGGTGCAAACACTTTCACACGGTTTTAGTTATTTACTATCGCGGTACCATGCCATACCATGTGAGCACAAAAACATTCTGAAAGGAACCCCATGCGCATCCACAACACACGTCGAATCCATCCATGGCTGCAGCACGAGAGGTCCGTCCATGGCTCAAAAACCCTCACGCACGGCACGTAACGAAGCCCgcgtccgcggcggcggcgcgaacccccaaaaaatccaaaagaaaaaaaaaaagaaactcgCGCGCACGAGAAATGGCGCCAAGGTCCCGCCAATCTCCCGCCTTCTTCTCCCTCTATTTCCCCACCCCCTCCTCATCCCCATCCACCCAACCATAGCCTAGCTCAGCTCTCCCTCCCCAAGCTCTAGCTCCAGACCGGCAGATCTCCCATGGCCTCCGACTCctccgtccccgtccccgccgccgccgcgcagcCGGTGCCCAAGAGACGCGGCAGCTACAACTGCGGGCGGTGCGGGCTCCCCAAGAAGGGCCACGTCTGCTCCGTCCCCGGCCCCGCCAAAGGTGGGGACGAGGGTGCTGGTGGCGGGGCAGCGGCGGGGGAGCTCAAGCCCCGGCGCGCGCTGCACTTTGATGACGTGGTGGCGGAgggggtggtggtggcggcgacgcCCCCGCCGGGTCCACCGGAGAAGAAGGCGagggtggaggtggtggtggacgaCGAGGAGGTGTGGGAGGGGTTGGTGGAGGTGGGCGCGGGGCGGCGGGTGCCTGGGGAGGTTGTGGTGGAGGTGATGCGGCGTCTGGCGCCGAGGGGCGTGGCAGCGTCAGCCGCGGTCAGCCGCGGGTGGCGCGAGTGCGCGCGCCGGGTGTGGCGGGCGGCCGAGGAGAtccgcctccgcgccgccggCGTGCGCCCCCTCGGCGCGCTGCTGCCGCGGTGCCCTGCGCTGGCAAGGCTCGTGCTCCACATGGACAGGTGAGGAAACGAACAAACAAGAACAGAAACCCCGATCACCCCGCGGATCCGTCCGTCCGGCGGCGCCGCCGAGATCGATGAGTTGATCTCTGGACGGTGCTCGCGCTCATGGATCGGCATGCATCGCGGCATGGAACTCGATGCTTGACCTTGCTCGATCGAAATGGGATGGAACTAACAAACGAACACCAAAATTCTCGCTGAATTAACCTTAACCTGACTAAACTAGTGGAATCACACGACTGTTCTTTTGGTGTGGCTTCGTAGTGCAGACGTGTGATCTGATCTGGTGCCGTGAGATCTCTCCTCTTGTGGATCTTTGAGCGGTGCTTGGTTGGGTTCTTTATACACATCGTGCAGCACCAGCAAGTCATCAAAGGCAAGAAGAGGTGGTATGAATATGATCAATGCTTGCCGGGAGAAATCTGAGTGTTTATCTGATCTGGTCTGCCTATATGGATTTGGATTCTTGGCGGATGTGATTTTCTTAGGGAAGTTCTAGTCATGTTGCTGTGAGATCTGGTTTGATCTGAGAGTGGGAAGCATAGATCTGGTAGCCCGTGTAGCTTTGATGCAGAATCCGTGTGGTGTTGTTAGAGAGTGAAATGCTACCTGGCCTTTTGAGCAACTAGGCGATCAGGCTGAAAAATTAGTAGCGATGATAGAAGTTACATAAATCTCTGATAGTATGGCCTGTCAGGCTCATGTTACACTGCAATTTATGCATTAGATGCAGAATTTAGGTTAGCTTTCTCAAGAAATTTTTTCCTGACCTGTtgattttagagaattttagtgtCTTTTCTATGCAAAGTAGGGGCATCAATTGCCAGATCTAGTGTTGTTTCTGTTAGGATTATACTTTCATAGAGAAAGGACGTAGTCATACTGTTCTGAAGGGGAGCAAAATGCTGATCTTGCCTGCCTGTTTGTTTGAACTATGGGTCTTCTTGCAGTGGATAATTCACCTAGATCTAGTTCTCCCGGTGCTTAATTCATATCTTTAGAAATATATGTTCCAGTCTCTGGATTGCCAGAGGGATGTCCTAACCAGATTTTCGTTTTTACATTTGATGCAGTGATGTTGATGCCACAATGCTCGCATGCATTGCATTTTCCTGCCCTAATTTACAATCCCTCGATATCAGCATGGCTAATAGTGCAGTCAACCGGATGACTGGGTATGCTGAAAACTCCTAATGTTAAACATATTGTGAGATTGATCGTCCATACATTTTGTCCTCTCACCTCTAATTCTGTATGATTTGCACCGCTGTAAGTTGAATACAAACGCATGGGTTTATGATCAATATCTAGCACACACTCCTGCAAATGTGCAGCACCAAACTGTTAGTGCTATTGCCTGAAAATATCATTCAAAGTGTTGTTCATGCTGCTTTAGGCGTCTTTGTGGTTTGTTGTCACCATATATGTAATTTAAATAATACCTGCATATCAGTattataaatacatgttaaattAGCATGTTAAGTTTAGATGAATCTTTTGACTGACATGTTCTTCTACACAGGGATGAGCTAATTAGGTTTGTTTCAGAGAAGCGATTTCTCTCAGTTCTTAAACTAGATAGCTGTGGTAGTCTTGGCTTTCTCAACATTAGCTCTTCAAGCCTTTCAACCCTTTGGCTGTCAGGTCTTTGCTCCCTTACAAAAGCGGTATGTTGACGCACTCCTTCAATTATTTGCAGTGACATTGATCTATCTTGCATAAATTCATTAGTCTACTACCTCTTGTAGGTCATAAACTGCCCTAACTTGAATGAGCTCTCACTGGACTTTCCCAAACAAAATAGTGATTCTACCGATCTGATTGCTCTAATGGATAGTTTGGGCCGCACCTGCCCAAACTTAAGAAATCTGCACATCTCATCAATTCACTTGTGCAATGAAGCCGTGTTTGCTCTAGGAAGTGCCAATCTCAGGTATATTCAGTTCTTCACATCTTCCCACGATCGATAGAATCTTGCTATCCCTCCACTTTATTTTCATTTCAAGGACCCATTTAatcattttttaatcttttcacCAGGGGCCTATGCATGCTGTCTTTGGTTCTAGGTTCAAAAATAACAGATGCAGCTGTTGCATCTATTGTTCGTTCTTATGCAAGCTTGGAGTTGCTTGATTTAAGCGGGTAGGCACTCTTTTATGAGGTGTAAATGTTTGGATATGATCAGATTTGCTAGTTTATATTCCATTGACAGGTTACTTCGAAACAGTACCTGATTTTACGTGTTTACATCTCCAGATCTAGCATTACTGACAATGGTCTTGGGATGATCTGCAAGGCATTCTCTCGTACTCTAACCCGGCTCCTCCTTGCTTTGTGCACATATATTACATCATGTAAGCCTCAAACTTTCACAAAGCTGTGTTCTTTTGTTCCACTTCAGAACATATCATTGCCCATGCCTGCTAATATGCTAAACATGTTATATTTCGATTATATAGGCGGGATCCAGGCAGCTACAGCACAGTTGCCACTCCTTCGCCTCATGGACTGTGGCAAGAGCTTATGTGCTAACCCACAGCCTGAAGCCGGGAGATCATACTTTGGTGACCTCACTGGAGGAATCAGATTTTGCTCCAAACTAGCAACCCAGAAAGAGCAGCATCCAAATTACCAAAAGCTGATCATAAAGCACACCAATCTGAAGAAACTCAGCCTCTGGGGCTGTTCAGCGATCGATGTAAGTGTCCCAAATTCATGACAGGCCCTGTATGTAAATTGCCCTAATCCATCGGCGTTCTGGTTCTGGTTCACCGACATCGTAAAACTGTGTTCTCATGGCTACTGTTGGGCATGACAGGCCCTGTATGTAAATTGCCCAGGTCTGGTTGATCTGAACCTGAACTCTTGCACGAATCTTCATCCAGGTGCGATGCAATGCTCCCTTCTTTCTTGCAGGGTTTTGAAATTTAGGTGGCAGATAGCAAGTTCTTACCAGTACTACTTAGTAGTAACAGCCTTATGAAACTTTGTTTCAGAACGGTTGCTGATTCAGTGTCTGAATTTGAAAGACGTGCATGTCTCCGGTTGCCACGACATGTTGATAGGAGCAATCAGAAACCAGGTACCACTTCCTTGACCTTGTTGGGCATGCGCTGATGATTTCATTCACCTTTGCAACTTATCGGCATCGAACCTCTTGAGTCAAGTTCATCTTTGTCACTGCAACACAAATCTTGAGCCTGAGCCATCCATCATCTTTGTCTGCCAGGTCTTGAACGAGTTCGCGGCGGCAGAGCCCCGGCTTCCCTGCAAGCGGCTGGCCGACGGGTCCAAGCGGGTGCAAGTCCCGCACTTCATGCTAGAACAGGTAAGAATCACTGCACTTCCAAAATCCCTCATCTGCCCAACCCAAAGCCCCAAACTGCATGCAGTAGCTCATCACTCTGCCTTCTCCTCACTATCGCATCCTGTCACTGTCAGCAGTTGGAGAACGAGAAATGGGGCGGTTCGCGGCGGAGCCAGTGCACCGTTCACCTGACCTAGGCGTTGAGCCGGCGAAGTGAGGCTCTGGCGGTTTGCATCGTCGTTGTCGTCAAGAAGCAGCATGAAGCAAGCCTCTAGACTCTGTGCCATTGTGTGTGTTGTACCATCATTCATGTATCAAATTTTCTTGTATGTTAACCTGTGGAGTATGTAGAACAATAACGGTTTGCAAGCAGGCCCTGTATTCTGAAACCAttgttttttttgaaaaaagggcaggagctctgctctTCCATTAAAAGAAGAGGAGTTTATGATATAGAAGGTGGGCTGAGCCGCACCATGAGTTACGCAGGTAATGGCTGGAAACATAAAAGGTCACTAGAGTTTCTTGTGTCCTGTATACAAGGTAGCAATAGTTTGGTAGGAATGCACATTGTCATTGATCAATATCCTTGGTGCGGTGCGGGACCTCCCAAGCtgacaaactttttttttggaagatACGACGATTCCACGTGAAATAGATGACCGTCCTCTCTGAAACCACTGTT
Proteins encoded:
- the LOC133906782 gene encoding F-box/LRR-repeat protein 17-like, which gives rise to MASDSSVPVPAAAAQPVPKRRGSYNCGRCGLPKKGHVCSVPGPAKGGDEGAGGGAAAGELKPRRALHFDDVVAEGVVVAATPPPGPPEKKARVEVVVDDEEVWEGLVEVGAGRRVPGEVVVEVMRRLAPRGVAASAAVSRGWRECARRVWRAAEEIRLRAAGVRPLGALLPRCPALARLVLHMDSDVDATMLACIAFSCPNLQSLDISMANSAVNRMTGDELIRFVSEKRFLSVLKLDSCGSLGFLNISSSSLSTLWLSGLCSLTKAVINCPNLNELSLDFPKQNSDSTDLIALMDSLGRTCPNLRNLHISSIHLCNEAVFALGSANLRGLCMLSLVLGSKITDAAVASIVRSYASLELLDLSGSSITDNGLGMICKAFSRTLTRLLLALCTYITSCGIQAATAQLPLLRLMDCGKSLCANPQPEAGRSYFGDLTGGIRFCSKLATQKEQHPNYQKLIIKHTNLKKLSLWGCSAIDALYVNCPGLVDLNLNSCTNLHPERLLIQCLNLKDVHVSGCHDMLIGAIRNQVLNEFAAAEPRLPCKRLADGSKRVQVPHFMLEQQLENEKWGGSRRSQCTVHLT